In one Pelagibaculum spongiae genomic region, the following are encoded:
- a CDS encoding DEAD/DEAH box helicase codes for MTFQLRPYQRESVQSVIRHFRQTSDPALIVLPTGAGKSLVISELARIARGRVLVLAHVKELVEQNHAKYQSYQLEASIFSAGLGKKQAEHQVVFGSVQSVVRNLERFNDDRFTLLIIDECHRVSMEKNSSYHKVINHLQAQNPNLKVLGLTATPYRLGMGWLYKLYDKGNGKGIIRSDQPRFFQKCIYELPLQYMISNGYLTEPVMLDAAVAYYDFSSLKTDSFGRFSETDLNRILKSSERATARIIQQVIKEAENRKGVMIFAATVAHAQEILSYLHDQLSRQQSALIIGDTDGQQRDQIIGQFKQQHIKFLVNVSVLTTGFDAPHVDLIAILRPTESISLYQQIAGRGLRLAEDKKDCLIIDYAGNNFSLFSPEIGQPKPDSKAVPVTVPCPACGHDNSFWGLVDNDGDLIEHYGRRCQGYRQDEDQKPQQCDFRYRFKECPNCNAENDIAARICHQCQQILVDPDTKLRDALNLKNALVIRCATMQLAATKDSKGDRLKVSYFDEDGLEINEYFRFDSKAQQGAFYHHFGKHHQINRGEMFKANSVDDVINQQKKFRKPDFVIANKEKHYYKIREKIFDYSGNYRKAEDWSE; via the coding sequence ATGACATTTCAGCTACGTCCTTATCAGCGCGAATCTGTGCAGTCGGTTATCCGCCACTTTCGCCAAACCTCTGATCCTGCCTTGATTGTATTGCCCACCGGTGCCGGTAAAAGTCTGGTGATCAGTGAGCTGGCAAGAATCGCCCGTGGCCGGGTGCTGGTGCTAGCCCATGTAAAAGAGCTGGTGGAGCAGAACCATGCCAAATACCAGAGCTATCAACTGGAAGCTTCGATTTTCTCAGCCGGTCTTGGCAAAAAACAAGCAGAGCATCAGGTGGTGTTCGGCTCGGTACAGTCTGTAGTGCGTAACCTTGAGCGGTTTAATGATGATCGCTTCACCCTGCTGATTATCGATGAGTGCCATCGAGTGTCGATGGAGAAAAACTCCAGTTATCACAAAGTGATTAACCACCTACAAGCACAAAACCCAAACCTGAAAGTACTCGGTCTAACTGCAACGCCTTACCGACTAGGCATGGGCTGGCTGTATAAGCTGTACGACAAGGGAAATGGCAAAGGCATTATTCGTAGCGATCAACCGCGTTTTTTTCAAAAATGTATTTATGAGTTACCGCTGCAATACATGATCAGCAATGGCTATTTAACTGAGCCAGTGATGCTGGATGCTGCGGTCGCTTATTATGATTTCAGTAGCTTGAAAACCGATAGTTTTGGTCGCTTTAGTGAAACTGACTTAAATCGGATTTTAAAAAGCTCCGAGCGAGCCACCGCCAGAATTATTCAGCAGGTAATCAAAGAAGCTGAAAATCGCAAAGGTGTGATGATTTTTGCTGCTACGGTTGCCCACGCGCAGGAGATTCTGAGTTATTTACACGACCAGCTATCGAGACAACAATCGGCTTTGATTATTGGCGATACCGATGGCCAACAGCGTGACCAAATCATTGGACAATTCAAACAGCAACACATTAAATTTCTAGTGAATGTCTCGGTACTTACGACTGGTTTTGATGCACCACATGTCGATTTAATTGCTATTTTACGCCCGACTGAATCCATCAGTTTATACCAGCAAATTGCAGGCCGTGGGCTACGACTGGCTGAAGATAAAAAAGACTGCTTGATTATTGATTATGCCGGTAATAATTTCAGTTTGTTTAGCCCGGAAATTGGCCAACCGAAACCCGATAGCAAAGCCGTTCCGGTAACCGTGCCCTGCCCAGCCTGTGGCCATGACAACAGCTTTTGGGGGCTTGTGGATAATGATGGCGACCTGATCGAGCACTATGGCAGGCGTTGTCAGGGCTATCGACAAGATGAAGACCAAAAGCCACAACAATGTGATTTCCGTTATCGCTTTAAAGAATGCCCTAACTGCAATGCCGAGAACGATATCGCGGCTCGAATCTGCCATCAATGCCAACAAATTCTGGTCGATCCAGATACAAAACTGCGTGATGCATTAAACCTAAAAAACGCGCTGGTGATTCGCTGTGCCACTATGCAATTAGCCGCCACTAAAGATAGTAAAGGCGACCGGTTAAAAGTTAGTTATTTCGATGAAGATGGCCTAGAAATTAACGAATACTTTCGGTTTGACAGTAAAGCGCAGCAAGGCGCTTTTTATCACCATTTTGGCAAGCATCATCAGATAAACCGCGGTGAAATGTTTAAAGCCAATAGCGTGGATGATGTGATAAACCAGCAAAAAAAATTCCGGAAACCAGATTTTGTCATCGCCAATAAAGAAAAACACTATTACAAGATCCGAGAAAAGATCTTTGATTACAGCGGTAACTACCGAAAGGCCGAAGATTGGAGTGAGTAA
- a CDS encoding AraC family transcriptional regulator: MPDSLIAKPLKHDLPTAAESIKVECLPAKPASQTQTTRINDVLFQLHQDIAADLGAKKLAKIAAYSEQHFHRVFLQVTGENLNQYVRRTRMEHAANQLMFDPYRPISEIAETCGYQSLSSFSRLFKNNFSVSPGQWRKTVSTSTKKPYLEDPEIAAGWQKIQQLQLPVPELIELPPQRVAYVRHQGYGRSIRLAWQTLQAWAATEQRSFRQQWGLHHSNPLLVPLAQCRYVACLAIDQPLLRRGVVNQMVIPGGLHAAFYFSGKYGELLPWISKVQQQWLPQSGFRAKTTPAVVHYHRNHFLAQDEQFELTFYQPVGLY; encoded by the coding sequence ATGCCTGATTCATTAATTGCTAAGCCCTTGAAACATGATCTGCCAACAGCTGCAGAATCCATTAAAGTCGAGTGCTTGCCAGCCAAGCCAGCTAGCCAAACCCAGACCACCAGAATTAACGATGTTTTGTTTCAGTTGCACCAAGATATTGCGGCAGACCTAGGTGCTAAAAAACTGGCTAAAATCGCTGCCTATTCTGAACAGCATTTTCACCGGGTTTTTCTGCAAGTGACTGGAGAAAATCTCAATCAATATGTTCGGCGGACCCGCATGGAGCACGCAGCCAATCAGCTGATGTTTGATCCGTATCGCCCGATTTCGGAAATAGCAGAAACCTGCGGTTATCAATCTTTGTCATCTTTCAGCAGGCTATTTAAAAACAATTTTTCGGTATCGCCCGGCCAGTGGCGAAAAACCGTTTCAACTTCGACAAAAAAACCTTATCTGGAAGACCCAGAAATTGCTGCGGGTTGGCAGAAAATTCAGCAGTTACAGTTGCCGGTACCAGAGTTAATTGAGCTACCGCCGCAGCGGGTGGCTTATGTGCGCCATCAGGGGTATGGCAGAAGTATTCGACTAGCTTGGCAAACCTTACAAGCCTGGGCGGCGACCGAGCAACGTAGTTTTCGCCAGCAGTGGGGGCTGCATCATTCCAACCCGTTACTGGTGCCATTGGCGCAATGTCGTTATGTGGCTTGTTTAGCGATTGACCAGCCACTATTACGCCGTGGTGTGGTAAATCAGATGGTAATTCCCGGTGGGCTGCATGCGGCATTTTATTTTTCCGGCAAATATGGCGAGCTATTACCGTGGATTAGTAAGGTGCAACAGCAATGGCTGCCACAATCTGGTTTTCGAGCCAAAACTACCCCGGCAGTGGTTCATTATCATAGGAATCATTTTTTAGCTCAGGATGAGCAATTTGAATTGACGTTTTATCAGCCGGTGGGGTTGTATTGA
- a CDS encoding fibronectin type III domain-containing protein — MRFIAIFLMGWFVISCDSSSNGNNISNVPTSLEPSSVTLNSAQIKNSWSNNSEGLANQMISVNWAPAVVRITEISSTAIQVDWPEVEGANGYYLHAWRSDLGRGFTGIEPAGNPAVTVVTREVTLPATRRNYTFEGLNSDRPYIIEIAVVNALGEQSLSWLAPEVSTGGVVPSQTINMDNRSNTVMLHRSLFEDSSGLSKSNLIVQQPLVVPPATIMVPENAPDSFFIRVQEESETDRFSNQVLVKRFAANKVYKNNNVDTIRGVVVTSDPNHHVVITADNSLIALNNNLSNPVNRSIPADSDYQSKCQSILTGDNSCENYPVQFTYDVEQSSLYYCGSGLRRGIPESTPQANELGAIQCHIIPIEQFSNYDFSQIGFNNEQHVTLSQNESLPLGSLALKLTPSATNPGLYDEILTSGTQYGIYSNLTESRGTSRDISPFLFKSTINSDQDGQTLSNYLLQPRAVSSSGRGWIRHPSSAKQSFFHDDYVYNFYTQRNLIGNDEVIESRVSRHCINDTGPSDNADAHFFQSYYTAKLYCGLEVLPGENGYGNVDFRYNYITAITEPKNDLDRVFGVFNSNTTTQLNGDTAICLYSFYNPRPVGDRDLRQGLFDIFFEDILNSSITDPTANSEVQNSQPTCDPSDDDYIIRNQDQAENQYRIVHDVNQIGDNPIFLLPGEQSTDTKQKLDDPTRLLVSTKSGKLFDLKLTNASCLYGAACSPNSYSPGMYIYNEYQLTNNAIISIALDPIDKQRVYAISDEEVIMIELD; from the coding sequence ATGCGTTTTATCGCAATTTTTTTAATGGGATGGTTTGTCATTTCTTGTGACAGCAGTAGTAATGGCAATAATATAAGCAATGTTCCAACATCGCTCGAACCTTCATCGGTTACATTAAATTCAGCTCAAATAAAAAATAGTTGGTCAAATAATAGCGAAGGACTCGCTAACCAAATGATTTCGGTTAATTGGGCACCTGCGGTAGTTCGTATTACTGAAATCTCTAGCACTGCAATTCAAGTTGATTGGCCAGAAGTAGAGGGTGCTAATGGTTATTATTTACATGCATGGCGCAGTGACTTGGGTAGAGGTTTCACTGGAATAGAACCCGCTGGCAACCCAGCAGTTACTGTTGTAACTCGAGAAGTGACATTGCCTGCGACCAGAAGAAATTATACCTTTGAAGGACTGAATAGTGATCGGCCTTACATTATAGAAATAGCAGTTGTTAACGCTTTGGGTGAACAGAGTTTAAGTTGGTTGGCTCCAGAAGTTTCTACGGGTGGGGTAGTTCCATCGCAAACAATAAATATGGACAATCGCAGCAATACCGTAATGTTGCATCGATCTTTATTTGAAGATAGTAGTGGTTTGTCTAAGTCTAATTTAATTGTGCAACAACCGCTTGTAGTACCACCTGCAACAATAATGGTTCCAGAAAATGCTCCAGATAGTTTTTTTATTCGAGTTCAAGAAGAATCAGAAACAGATCGGTTTAGTAATCAAGTTTTAGTTAAACGATTTGCAGCAAATAAAGTATATAAAAACAATAATGTAGATACAATAAGAGGAGTGGTCGTTACATCAGATCCTAACCACCACGTGGTCATTACAGCTGATAATAGTCTGATTGCGCTTAATAATAATTTATCAAATCCAGTCAATCGTTCGATCCCAGCTGATTCTGATTATCAATCTAAATGCCAGAGTATCTTGACGGGAGATAATTCTTGCGAGAACTATCCAGTTCAATTCACATATGATGTAGAACAAAGTAGCCTTTATTACTGTGGTTCTGGTTTGCGAAGAGGCATTCCTGAAAGCACACCACAGGCCAATGAATTAGGTGCCATTCAATGCCATATTATTCCGATAGAGCAGTTTTCTAATTATGATTTTAGCCAAATTGGCTTTAACAATGAACAGCACGTTACGTTGTCTCAAAATGAATCATTACCTTTAGGATCTCTAGCACTTAAATTAACGCCATCTGCAACTAATCCAGGTTTGTATGATGAAATTTTAACTTCGGGTACTCAATATGGTATTTATTCAAACTTGACTGAAAGTCGAGGCACCTCTCGTGATATTTCACCATTTTTATTTAAATCAACCATTAATTCTGATCAAGATGGCCAGACGTTATCTAATTATTTATTGCAACCTCGGGCGGTTTCTAGTTCAGGAAGAGGCTGGATTAGACATCCATCTAGTGCAAAGCAAAGTTTCTTCCACGATGACTATGTATATAATTTTTATACTCAAAGAAATCTGATAGGTAATGATGAGGTAATAGAATCTCGAGTATCGAGGCATTGCATTAATGATACTGGCCCTTCAGACAATGCAGACGCTCATTTTTTCCAAAGCTATTATACCGCTAAATTATACTGCGGGTTAGAAGTATTGCCTGGTGAAAATGGTTACGGAAACGTTGATTTTAGATATAATTACATCACAGCAATCACTGAACCTAAAAATGACTTAGATCGAGTATTTGGTGTTTTTAACAGCAATACGACGACGCAATTAAATGGTGATACGGCGATTTGTTTATATAGTTTTTATAATCCTAGACCTGTAGGCGATAGAGATTTAAGACAAGGATTGTTCGATATATTTTTTGAAGATATTTTAAATTCATCTATCACAGATCCGACTGCAAATAGCGAAGTACAAAATTCACAGCCTACATGTGATCCCAGTGATGACGATTATATAATTAGAAATCAAGACCAAGCAGAAAATCAATATCGTATAGTTCACGATGTAAATCAGATTGGAGATAATCCTATATTTTTGTTACCAGGTGAGCAATCAACCGACACTAAACAAAAATTAGATGACCCTACCAGACTGTTGGTTTCAACTAAATCGGGCAAGCTTTTCGACCTTAAATTAACCAATGCTTCTTGTTTATATGGTGCAGCTTGTTCGCCTAATTCATATAGCCCTGGCATGTATATTTATAACGAATATCAATTAACTAATAATGCTATTATTTCAATTGCATTAGATCCGATTGATAAACAACGAGTCTACGCAATTTCTGATGAAGAAGTAATAATGATAGAGCTAGATTAA
- a CDS encoding phosphatase domain-containing putative toxin, giving the protein MQFKIRFSWSASALVTCCLLLSNPVFSADNPRPEQWSKQVQEAELGNFYQVDSGLYRSEQPDKKDFKKLEKMGVKEVLNLRQYHTDKDEAKGRSVKLHQIPMDAGELTEMDMIDALQLIKQRKGPMLVHCWHGADRTGAVIAAYRVVFQNWSKQQAIDELVNGDHNFHSTFYSNIPRLIESLDVAEMRQQLNIEPAIERAENSEIITDNDAKKIALKE; this is encoded by the coding sequence ATGCAATTTAAAATCCGTTTTTCATGGTCTGCTTCCGCTTTAGTCACCTGCTGTTTACTACTAAGTAACCCGGTGTTTTCGGCAGATAACCCTCGCCCTGAGCAATGGTCAAAGCAAGTTCAGGAAGCAGAGCTTGGTAACTTTTATCAGGTAGATAGCGGGTTATACCGTTCAGAACAACCCGATAAAAAAGACTTTAAAAAGCTTGAAAAAATGGGCGTTAAAGAAGTGCTTAATCTTCGCCAATACCATACCGATAAGGATGAAGCTAAAGGTCGCTCGGTAAAGCTACACCAAATTCCAATGGATGCCGGTGAATTAACTGAAATGGATATGATTGATGCCTTGCAGTTAATTAAGCAGCGCAAAGGTCCAATGCTGGTTCATTGCTGGCATGGTGCAGATAGAACTGGTGCTGTGATTGCGGCTTACCGAGTAGTGTTTCAAAACTGGAGCAAACAACAAGCGATAGATGAGTTGGTCAATGGCGATCATAACTTCCATAGTACTTTTTATTCTAATATTCCGCGATTGATTGAGTCGTTAGATGTAGCAGAAATGCGCCAGCAATTAAATATTGAACCTGCTATTGAGCGGGCTGAAAATTCAGAGATTATTACTGATAATGATGCTAAGAAAATAGCACTCAAAGAGTAA
- a CDS encoding AAA family ATPase gives MIRKFAVRNFCSFREGMEVNFELDGKVPADVRQEWGYTTVLGIKGANGSGKTNILKALNCLNNFCLNSADVAADKSIQIDTFYRSKEPTDFSIEFEINQLRYFYELSLQNGLVVTENLHRKKMGGKKTLVLTREEKKITTAIKDLSELKQIKLRSDASIICQAKKFEFQNNMIDIENCYKFFKLMFMNVNNAGYFDFARDISRTSKLYHEGSKLFIFIKRIIKLADSSIRDIEIRTRTDDRDELIYYPVFIHKIDGKDLALRFNEESSGTQTLYKKMAIYWATLEGGALLAIDEFDIHLHAMVLPSIVDLFLSPETNPKGAQFLFTAHNTEIIDYLGKYRTLLVNKEDSESYGYRLDELPANLVRNNRPISPIYLAGKIGGIPTNIPESYKVTEKVAEKEGQYRGEE, from the coding sequence ATGATCAGGAAATTCGCTGTCCGTAACTTCTGCAGCTTCCGGGAAGGCATGGAAGTTAACTTCGAGCTAGATGGAAAAGTACCAGCAGATGTTCGCCAAGAGTGGGGCTATACAACGGTCTTGGGCATCAAAGGTGCTAATGGCTCTGGAAAAACAAATATACTTAAGGCATTGAACTGCCTTAATAATTTCTGCCTTAACTCAGCCGATGTTGCAGCCGACAAAAGCATTCAAATAGATACCTTTTATCGAAGCAAAGAGCCTACTGATTTCTCTATTGAGTTTGAAATAAACCAGCTGAGATACTTCTATGAGCTATCTCTTCAAAATGGCCTAGTAGTCACTGAAAACCTGCATAGAAAAAAAATGGGTGGAAAAAAGACACTGGTACTTACCAGAGAAGAGAAAAAGATAACAACGGCAATTAAAGATTTGTCTGAGTTAAAGCAAATAAAATTGCGTAGTGATGCTTCGATCATATGCCAAGCAAAGAAGTTCGAATTCCAAAATAATATGATTGACATTGAAAATTGCTATAAGTTCTTTAAATTGATGTTTATGAATGTCAATAATGCTGGATACTTTGATTTCGCCAGAGATATTAGCCGAACTTCAAAACTCTATCATGAAGGAAGTAAATTATTTATATTTATAAAACGAATCATTAAGCTTGCAGATAGCAGTATCCGAGATATTGAAATTAGAACCCGAACAGATGATAGAGATGAATTAATCTACTATCCGGTATTTATTCATAAGATAGATGGAAAAGATTTAGCATTAAGATTCAACGAAGAATCTAGTGGTACTCAAACCTTATACAAAAAAATGGCAATCTATTGGGCCACTTTAGAAGGAGGTGCTCTGCTAGCCATTGACGAATTTGACATCCATTTGCATGCCATGGTGTTGCCATCTATTGTCGACTTGTTCCTGAGCCCAGAAACTAATCCCAAGGGAGCACAATTCCTTTTCACCGCCCACAATACCGAAATTATTGATTATCTAGGTAAATACCGTACTTTATTGGTGAACAAGGAAGATAGTGAGAGCTACGGCTACCGACTGGATGAACTGCCCGCCAACCTAGTGCGCAATAATCGCCCCATTTCACCTATTTACCTAGCGGGTAAAATAGGTGGCATTCCCACCAACATCCCTGAAAGCTACAAAGTAACCGAAAAAGTAGCAGAGAAAGAGGGTCAGTACCGTGGGGAAGAATGA
- a CDS encoding aspartate/glutamate racemase family protein: MKTIGLIGGMSWESTTSYYQALNQGIKQRLGGLHSAKICLYSVDFDEIEKLQHKGQWNKTAEILASAAKSVEAGGADFILICTNTMHKVAPEIASAVSIPLLHIADATAEQLQKDGVKKVGLLGTNFTMEQDFYKGRLTDNFSIDVVVPEQADRETVHQIIYQELCLGAICDASRDKYLQIIDKLLVQGAEAVILGCTEIALLVQPQHTSAKLYDTTEIHAKAAIDMALASDNLIQCE; this comes from the coding sequence TTGAAGACGATTGGTTTGATTGGCGGAATGAGTTGGGAATCAACAACCAGTTATTATCAGGCGCTGAATCAGGGAATCAAGCAACGATTGGGCGGGCTACATTCAGCAAAAATTTGTTTGTATAGTGTCGACTTTGATGAAATTGAAAAACTTCAGCACAAAGGTCAGTGGAATAAAACAGCAGAGATATTAGCCTCAGCAGCTAAATCAGTAGAAGCGGGCGGTGCTGATTTTATTTTAATTTGTACCAACACTATGCACAAAGTAGCGCCAGAAATTGCAAGCGCGGTTTCAATTCCACTACTACATATTGCTGATGCAACGGCTGAACAACTACAAAAAGATGGTGTTAAAAAAGTCGGTTTATTAGGTACTAACTTCACCATGGAGCAGGATTTTTATAAAGGTCGTTTGACTGATAACTTTTCAATAGATGTGGTTGTGCCGGAACAAGCAGACCGGGAAACCGTACATCAGATTATTTATCAGGAGCTTTGTTTAGGTGCAATTTGTGATGCATCTCGCGACAAGTACCTACAGATTATTGATAAGTTACTGGTCCAAGGTGCTGAGGCGGTAATCCTCGGTTGCACAGAGATCGCACTACTGGTGCAACCACAGCACACTTCGGCCAAGCTCTATGACACAACAGAGATTCACGCCAAAGCGGCAATTGATATGGCGCTGGCATCTGACAACCTCATCCAATGTGAATAA
- a CDS encoding S41 family peptidase: MQGFRQLISAALISLLVGAPALAQHDTSEVTPQQPDTATTSHQLPTIPLNQIRAFSEAFEQIRKEYVDEIDEETLLERAIAGMLNSLDPHSTYLKQTDFEELRESTQGEFGGLGIEITADSGFVKVISPMDDTPADKAGVMAGDLIIQLNDTSLQGLSLNEAVEIMRGKAGEPILLTIMREGEAQPLKITVVRDIIKIRSVKYELYPDDIGYVRISQFQENTGDDLNNAIDRLAKKNDAALKGLILDLRNNPGGVLSAAIDVSDTFLEKGLIVYTQGRQEDDTRRQSAKPGDRLNGAPVIVLINGGSASASEIVAGALQDHHRAIILGSTSFGKGSVQSVLPLSNGEAIKLTTARYFTPNGRSIQAQGIEPDIEAAPIKVSKIATSSRWREKDLKGHLENQNGDDEKDQAKKPSKLADAINKDFPLHQALNLLRGMMIIR; the protein is encoded by the coding sequence ATGCAAGGATTTCGGCAGCTGATATCCGCCGCTCTAATAAGTTTACTGGTCGGTGCACCAGCACTTGCTCAACACGACACATCTGAAGTAACGCCACAGCAACCAGATACCGCGACGACTAGCCATCAGCTTCCAACCATTCCTCTCAACCAGATTCGTGCTTTTAGCGAAGCCTTTGAGCAGATTCGTAAAGAATATGTTGATGAAATTGATGAAGAAACTCTATTAGAAAGAGCAATTGCTGGCATGTTGAATAGCCTCGATCCTCATTCGACCTATCTTAAACAAACTGATTTTGAAGAGCTGCGCGAAAGCACTCAAGGTGAGTTTGGCGGCCTAGGAATTGAGATCACCGCTGACTCAGGCTTTGTAAAAGTCATCTCACCGATGGATGACACTCCAGCAGATAAAGCGGGTGTGATGGCGGGAGATTTGATCATTCAGCTGAACGATACTTCGCTGCAAGGACTATCGCTTAACGAAGCGGTTGAGATTATGCGTGGTAAAGCTGGCGAGCCAATTTTACTAACAATAATGCGTGAAGGCGAAGCTCAGCCACTAAAAATTACCGTGGTTCGCGACATCATTAAAATTCGCTCGGTTAAATACGAACTCTATCCAGATGATATTGGTTATGTTCGCATTTCCCAGTTCCAAGAAAACACCGGCGATGATCTAAATAATGCAATTGACCGGCTGGCCAAAAAAAATGACGCGGCTTTGAAAGGTTTGATTCTTGACCTTAGAAATAACCCAGGCGGCGTATTATCGGCAGCGATTGATGTATCAGATACTTTTTTAGAAAAAGGTTTAATTGTTTATACCCAAGGCCGACAAGAAGATGACACTCGCAGACAATCTGCAAAACCTGGTGATCGATTAAACGGCGCACCGGTCATTGTATTAATTAATGGCGGTTCAGCTTCTGCTTCAGAAATTGTCGCCGGCGCACTGCAAGACCATCATCGTGCAATTATTCTTGGCTCAACTAGTTTTGGTAAAGGCTCGGTTCAATCGGTATTACCATTAAGCAACGGTGAAGCAATCAAACTCACCACGGCTCGCTATTTCACACCAAATGGCCGGTCTATTCAGGCCCAAGGCATTGAACCAGATATTGAAGCCGCACCGATTAAAGTCAGCAAGATTGCCACCAGCAGCCGCTGGCGCGAAAAAGATCTAAAAGGTCACCTAGAAAATCAAAACGGTGATGACGAAAAAGATCAAGCTAAAAAACCGAGCAAACTTGCCGATGCGATCAATAAAGATTTCCCGCTTCATCAAGCGCTAAACCTGTTACGTGGTATGATGATTATTCGTTAA
- a CDS encoding PLP-dependent aminotransferase family protein: MQPADHLQNMSPSYIREILKAATAENVISLAGGLPAAEHFPMALLQQPLQQISQSPELFQYGATAGYQPLLDFCAEHYQLETGNSGLITTGSQQGLDLIARAFLNPGDGVAMEAPCYLGALQVFELAKAELFTVEQSDSGPDLVALEQLFAKGNIKIFYAVPDFHNPTGRVWPLAARQAVAKLCQRYKVGLIEDAPYRELRYHGDALPMVSSFCPEQAWILRSFSKIALPGIRLAFISGPQNWIDPLIKIKQASDLHSPIPLQALLLGLLKSSEFNNHLLKLREQYAERYQALSGALDKYLGDKISFQQVEGGMFLWLELNQKNDQPINTMKLAERALENNVAVVPGEVFYPVGQLSRPALRLNFSHASPQQLEIAIQRLVKAFDRQ, encoded by the coding sequence ATGCAACCAGCCGATCATCTGCAAAACATGTCGCCTTCCTATATCCGGGAAATCCTGAAAGCGGCCACTGCAGAAAATGTCATCTCATTGGCTGGAGGGTTACCTGCTGCAGAACACTTTCCAATGGCACTGCTGCAACAGCCCCTGCAACAGATCTCACAATCTCCGGAATTGTTTCAATATGGTGCAACGGCTGGCTACCAACCTTTACTGGATTTTTGCGCGGAGCATTACCAGCTAGAAACAGGCAATAGTGGGTTGATTACCACCGGCTCTCAACAAGGTCTAGATCTCATTGCCCGGGCATTTCTTAATCCTGGCGATGGCGTAGCAATGGAAGCACCCTGTTACTTAGGCGCATTACAGGTTTTTGAATTAGCTAAAGCGGAGCTGTTTACCGTAGAACAGTCGGATTCAGGGCCAGACTTAGTCGCATTAGAGCAACTGTTTGCTAAGGGTAATATCAAGATTTTTTATGCGGTACCTGATTTCCACAATCCAACCGGTCGGGTTTGGCCGCTTGCGGCGCGCCAAGCAGTGGCTAAACTATGCCAGCGTTACAAGGTAGGTTTAATTGAAGATGCGCCCTACCGGGAACTTCGTTATCACGGCGATGCCTTACCGATGGTTTCTAGCTTTTGCCCCGAACAAGCTTGGATATTGCGCTCTTTTTCAAAAATTGCACTGCCCGGTATTCGGCTAGCGTTTATTAGCGGGCCACAAAACTGGATTGATCCATTAATCAAAATAAAGCAGGCATCTGATTTACACAGCCCGATTCCGTTACAAGCGCTATTGCTTGGATTATTGAAATCATCAGAATTTAATAACCATTTATTAAAATTAAGAGAACAATACGCTGAACGTTATCAGGCACTATCTGGCGCATTAGATAAATATCTAGGTGATAAAATCAGCTTTCAGCAGGTAGAAGGCGGCATGTTCTTATGGTTAGAATTAAATCAAAAAAATGACCAACCAATCAATACTATGAAATTAGCCGAACGCGCATTAGAAAATAATGTTGCAGTAGTGCCAGGAGAAGTATTTTATCCTGTAGGACAATTATCCCGCCCAGCATTAAGGCTCAACTTTAGCCATGCCAGCCCACAACAATTAGAGATTGCTATCCAACGATTAGTTAAAGCTTTTGATCGTCAATAA